A window from Primulina eburnea isolate SZY01 chromosome 2, ASM2296580v1, whole genome shotgun sequence encodes these proteins:
- the LOC140817311 gene encoding uncharacterized protein isoform X3, whose amino-acid sequence MYLELTGKAANMLEENMYLKKFVAINNSCEQEKELVMKKYNYLKDKNEFLKAEMAKRKPTEAGERREDQSNSSHAEISTAATVTNPPFFLYNHPSFVPFIWPPVVPSSDIFSSQHVTNPDGMMPTWEKPCSDQGQNGPVGISTEPGTPLVLLPVPLLLPFLTQVGTPRSHPGVKPKDEASRVHQCRTCSSSVAHIQEDNHQLSSNRNVRADSFRHVFLEKNRGRPLMSASRKLKNAIAASEARIKRKELMTLKNRHGDNSRTQ is encoded by the exons ATGTATCTGGAGTTAACGGGGAAAGCTGCTAATATGTTGGAGGAGAATATGTATTTGAAGAAG TTTGTCGCCATTAATAATTCTTGTGAGCAGGAAAAAGAGCTGGTAATGAAgaaatataattatttgaaaGACAAAAACGAATTTCTGAAAGCAGAG ATGGCTAAAAGAAAGCCGACCGAAGCAGGAGAAAGGCGAGAAGATCAATCAAATTCATCCCATGCAGAGATATCTACTGCAGCTACTGTCACCAACCCTCCATTTTTCTTGTATAACCACCCATCTTTCGTTCCCTTCATCTGGCCCCCTGTTGTCCCATCTTCTGATATTTTCAGTTCTCAACACGTTACTAATCCTGATGGCATGATGCCTACTTGGGAGAAACCCTGTTCAGATCAAGGACAAAATGGCCCAGTAGGTATTAGCACTGAACCAGGAACACCCTTAGTCTTGTTACCTGTACCTTTGttacttccttttcttactcaAGTTGGTACCCCCAGATCTCATCCCGGGGTTAAACCAAAAGATGAGGCTTCACGCGTTCACCAGTGTCGCACTTGTTCATCTTCTGTCGCTCATATCCAAGAAGATAACCACCAGTTGTCATCAAACCGAAACGTGAGGGCGGATTCTTTTAGGCATGTTTTCTTGGAGAAGAATCGAGGGCGACCATTGATGTCTGCTtcaagaaaattaaagaatGCCATTGCAGCAAGTGAGGCAAGGATAAAGAGGAAGGAGTTGATGACATTAAAGAATCGACATGGCGATAATTCACGCACACAATAA
- the LOC140817311 gene encoding uncharacterized protein isoform X2, translated as MNNAKSVEAAVGQTCCKSGRSKVCRTPKQNLTEAEKEAQRLSRVLANRESARRTIRRRQTMYLELTGKAANMLEENMYLKKEKELVMKKYNYLKDKNEFLKAEMAKRKPTEAGERREDQSNSSHAEISTAATVTNPPFFLYNHPSFVPFIWPPVVPSSDIFSSQHVTNPDGMMPTWEKPCSDQGQNGPVGISTEPGTPLVLLPVPLLLPFLTQVGTPRSHPGVKPKDEASRVHQCRTCSSSVAHIQEDNHQLSSNRNVRADSFRHVFLEKNRGRPLMSASRKLKNAIAASEARIKRKELMTLKNRHGDNSRTQ; from the exons ATGAACAATGCAAAAAGTGTTGAGGCTGCAGTCGGTCAAACATGTTGTAAAAGTGGCCGGTCAAAAGTTTGCAGAACACCGAAGCAAAATTTGACAGAG GCTGAGAAGGAAGCACAGAGGCTTAGCCGTGTTCTAGCAAATAGAGAGTCCGCTAGACGGACAATTAGACGCAGACAA ACCATGTATCTGGAGTTAACGGGGAAAGCTGCTAATATGTTGGAGGAGAATATGTATTTGAAGAAG GAAAAAGAGCTGGTAATGAAgaaatataattatttgaaaGACAAAAACGAATTTCTGAAAGCAGAG ATGGCTAAAAGAAAGCCGACCGAAGCAGGAGAAAGGCGAGAAGATCAATCAAATTCATCCCATGCAGAGATATCTACTGCAGCTACTGTCACCAACCCTCCATTTTTCTTGTATAACCACCCATCTTTCGTTCCCTTCATCTGGCCCCCTGTTGTCCCATCTTCTGATATTTTCAGTTCTCAACACGTTACTAATCCTGATGGCATGATGCCTACTTGGGAGAAACCCTGTTCAGATCAAGGACAAAATGGCCCAGTAGGTATTAGCACTGAACCAGGAACACCCTTAGTCTTGTTACCTGTACCTTTGttacttccttttcttactcaAGTTGGTACCCCCAGATCTCATCCCGGGGTTAAACCAAAAGATGAGGCTTCACGCGTTCACCAGTGTCGCACTTGTTCATCTTCTGTCGCTCATATCCAAGAAGATAACCACCAGTTGTCATCAAACCGAAACGTGAGGGCGGATTCTTTTAGGCATGTTTTCTTGGAGAAGAATCGAGGGCGACCATTGATGTCTGCTtcaagaaaattaaagaatGCCATTGCAGCAAGTGAGGCAAGGATAAAGAGGAAGGAGTTGATGACATTAAAGAATCGACATGGCGATAATTCACGCACACAATAA
- the LOC140823978 gene encoding uncharacterized protein translates to MDENNREFFRNFVSYSKNPEENTSSQNSEIPPKNPYFPYPPNYPHNPYLPSYPYNPYPPNYPYNPYPPHYPSNPHATSMPFISPTENESATSTFVPETQLSDRESPIEVVNLENVDSGAEGRKKRSTWRKVEDEVLARSFVTISDDPIIGNDQKAEAFWGRVASYYNDNRPAGTPNRSTSVIRSHWHNTIQKKVYRFNANYNSIYSAYRSGHSDEDILRLAYEKYREENNGIAFNLEHVWRIVKDRPMFTPQSVDHLVSTKKARTSESGASNTSSNQDASLHVDLEEENRPMGQKVAKRKGKGKRRSDMECMTTNLDNMFAKFTEYTSMKKVEVEMKQKQLEVEEMKAKAAMTKVQLKEYAILSKDTSQMTYEQLIIHNRLCQEITGRWNI, encoded by the coding sequence ATGGATGAAAATAACCGAGAGTTTTTTAGAAATTTCGTGAGTTATTCAAAAAATCCGGAAGAAAATACTTCTTCCCAAAATTCGGAAATTCCACCAAAAAATCCATATTTTCCATACCCACCAAATTATCCACATAATCCATATCTACCAAGTTATCCTTACAATCCATATCCACCAAATTATCCATATAATCCATATCCACCACACTATCCATCTAATCCACATGCAACCAGTATGCCATTTATTTCTCCGACGGAAAATGAATCGGCCACTTCGACTTTCGTCCCAGAGACTCAATTGTCCGATCGTGAATCCCCAATTGAAGTCGTAAATTTGGAGAATGTGGATTCTGGCGCTGAGGGTAGAAAAAAACGGTCAACCTGGAGAAAGGTTGAAGACGAAGTCTTAGCGAGATCGTTTGTCACTATCAGCGATGACCCAATCATCGGCAATGATCAAAAGGCGGAAGCTTTCTGGGGACGTGTTGCAAGCTACTACAATGACAATCGTCCCGCAGGTACACCCAATAGAAGTACAAGTGTCATACGATCGCACTGGCACAATACCATCCAAAAAAAAGTATATCGCTTCAATGCAAATTACAATAGTATTTATAGTGCATATCGTAGCGGCCATAGTGATGAGGATATACTACGACTTGCGTATGAAAAATATCGTGAGGAAAATAACGGCATCGCATTTAATCTTGAGCATGTGTGGAGGATCGTAAAAGACCGTCCAATGTTTACTCCACAGTCCGTTGATCACCTTGTTAGCACGAAGAAGGCAAGGACCTCGGAGTCGGGAGCAAGCAACACCTCATCCAATCAAGATGCGAGTCTACATGTAGACCTCGAAGAAGAAAATCGTCCAATGGGTCAGAAGGTAGCAAAAAGAAAGGGAAAAGGTAAAAGGAGATCGGACATGGAGTGTATGACAACAAACTTGGACAATATGTTTGCAAAGTTTACTGAATATACAAGCATGAAAAAAGTTGAAGTTGAAATGAAACAAAAACAACTCGAAGTAGAGGAGATGAAAGCAAAAGCTGCTATGACCAAAGTTCAACTTAAGGAATATGCAATTCTTTCGAAGGATACTTCGCAAATGACATATGAACAACTTATCATCCACAATCGTCTATGTCAAGAGATTACGGGGAGATGGAATATTTAA
- the LOC140817311 gene encoding uncharacterized protein isoform X1, which translates to MNNAKSVEAAVGQTCCKSGRSKVCRTPKQNLTEAEKEAQRLSRVLANRESARRTIRRRQTMYLELTGKAANMLEENMYLKKFVAINNSCEQEKELVMKKYNYLKDKNEFLKAEMAKRKPTEAGERREDQSNSSHAEISTAATVTNPPFFLYNHPSFVPFIWPPVVPSSDIFSSQHVTNPDGMMPTWEKPCSDQGQNGPVGISTEPGTPLVLLPVPLLLPFLTQVGTPRSHPGVKPKDEASRVHQCRTCSSSVAHIQEDNHQLSSNRNVRADSFRHVFLEKNRGRPLMSASRKLKNAIAASEARIKRKELMTLKNRHGDNSRTQ; encoded by the exons ATGAACAATGCAAAAAGTGTTGAGGCTGCAGTCGGTCAAACATGTTGTAAAAGTGGCCGGTCAAAAGTTTGCAGAACACCGAAGCAAAATTTGACAGAG GCTGAGAAGGAAGCACAGAGGCTTAGCCGTGTTCTAGCAAATAGAGAGTCCGCTAGACGGACAATTAGACGCAGACAA ACCATGTATCTGGAGTTAACGGGGAAAGCTGCTAATATGTTGGAGGAGAATATGTATTTGAAGAAG TTTGTCGCCATTAATAATTCTTGTGAGCAGGAAAAAGAGCTGGTAATGAAgaaatataattatttgaaaGACAAAAACGAATTTCTGAAAGCAGAG ATGGCTAAAAGAAAGCCGACCGAAGCAGGAGAAAGGCGAGAAGATCAATCAAATTCATCCCATGCAGAGATATCTACTGCAGCTACTGTCACCAACCCTCCATTTTTCTTGTATAACCACCCATCTTTCGTTCCCTTCATCTGGCCCCCTGTTGTCCCATCTTCTGATATTTTCAGTTCTCAACACGTTACTAATCCTGATGGCATGATGCCTACTTGGGAGAAACCCTGTTCAGATCAAGGACAAAATGGCCCAGTAGGTATTAGCACTGAACCAGGAACACCCTTAGTCTTGTTACCTGTACCTTTGttacttccttttcttactcaAGTTGGTACCCCCAGATCTCATCCCGGGGTTAAACCAAAAGATGAGGCTTCACGCGTTCACCAGTGTCGCACTTGTTCATCTTCTGTCGCTCATATCCAAGAAGATAACCACCAGTTGTCATCAAACCGAAACGTGAGGGCGGATTCTTTTAGGCATGTTTTCTTGGAGAAGAATCGAGGGCGACCATTGATGTCTGCTtcaagaaaattaaagaatGCCATTGCAGCAAGTGAGGCAAGGATAAAGAGGAAGGAGTTGATGACATTAAAGAATCGACATGGCGATAATTCACGCACACAATAA
- the LOC140817300 gene encoding transcription initiation factor TFIID subunit 12, whose amino-acid sequence MESTPSTPQSTDQQPPPQNPQPPSPAAASLPIPTTTTVSSPNPNPSNPQSTASQTRPTFNTRPWQQPTSPYAHFSLPSPPSLSSSSASTSSITAPPPSFSSLTPPSFAQQSQVRQPIQGMQGIGMTGSLGTTTSIRPSAGVPTQQFRPSQSPQRPQMIPSSQSPASQNFQGHSMLRASSLGSSVSQSPTSAQGTQTQNQPWLSSGTPGKPPLPSSSIRPQPTPQSFQQRPHITQQHHNIPTTSHKQTINSGQQVAQPPASGQQQEHHGQQLPSSRIQPPSSHQLQLTKSPGLGGQRPPLGMTQSGALQSAALLKTATLETEEVPNRVVSKRSIQELVNQIDPSEKLDPEVEDILVDLAEDFVETITTFGCSLAKHRKSTTLEAKDILLHLERNWHMNIPGFGGDEIRIYKKPFISDVHRERLATIKKSTVAPAAQTGGKSHMARAPSNIIGSPPKPKIREAA is encoded by the exons ATGGAATCGACGCCTTCTACTCCACAATCCACCGATCAGCAGCCTCCCCCGCAAAATCCCCAGCCACCCTCCCCTGCCGCCGCTTCCCTTCCAATACCCACCACCACCACTGTTTCTTCTCCAAATCCGAACCCCTCTAACCCACAATCCACCGCTTCCCAAACAAGGCCGACGTTTAACACCAGACCATGGCAGCAACCCACCTCGCCGTATGCCCATTTCTCTCTGCCGTCGCCTCCCTCGCTTTCTTCTTCGTCTGCGTCGACCTCTTCGATTACTGCCCCGCCCCCATCTTTTTCCTCGCTCACACCCCCTTCTTTCGCTCAACAATCCCAG GTAAGGCAGCCAATTCAGGGGATGCAAGGAATAGGAATGACTGGATCACTGGGCACAACAACATCAATAAGACCGTCCGCCGGGGTTCCTACCCAGCAGTTTAGACCTTCTCAGTCACCTCAAAGGCCACAGATGATTCCAAGTAGCCAATCTCCAGCATCACAG AATTTTCAAGGGCATAGTATGCTGAGAGCTTCTTCTTTGGGATCTTCTGTATCACAGTCCCCCACCAGTGCTCAAGGTACTCAGACCCAAAATCAGCCATGGTTGTCATCTGGAACCCCAGGAAAACCCCCTCTACCATCCTCCTCCATTCGACCTCAACCAACCCCTCAATCATTTCAGCAAAGACCTCACATAACTCAGCAACATCATAACATTCCTACCACCTCTCATAAACAGACGATTAATTCAGGCCAACAAGTGGCACAACCCCCAGCCTCAGGTCAGCAACAAGAGCATCATGGCCAACAACTTCCATCTTCAAGGATTCAACCACCCTCATCTCATCAGCTACAGCTCACCAAGAGTCCAGGATTGGGAGGCCAAAGACCACCTCTGGGCATGACACAGTCTGGTGCACTCCAGTCTGCAGCGCTACTTAAAACAGCCACTTTGGAGACTGAAGAAGTTCCTAACAGGGTTGTAAGCAAGCGGAGCATTCAGGAGCTTGTAAACCAG ATTGATCCGTCAGAGAAGTTGGATCCCGAAGTTGAAGACATTTTGGTGGATCTTGCAGAGGATTTTGTCGAAACG ATCACGACATTTGGTTGTTCATTGGCCAAACATCGAAAATCCACCACTTTAGAGGCTAAGGACATACTCCTACATCTTG AAAGGAACTGGCATATGAATATTCCTGGATTTGGTGGAGATGAGATCAGGATTTACAAAAAACCG TTTATCAGTGATGTTCACAGGGAGCGGCTTGCAACG ATAAAAAAGTCAACCGTGGCCCCAGCTGCACAAACTGGTGGGAAAAGTCACATGGCAAGGGCACCTTCCAATATCATTGGTTCTCCTCCTAAACCCAAAATACGAGAAGCTGCATGA
- the LOC140817292 gene encoding protein ABSCISIC ACID-INSENSITIVE 5-like codes for MVTTDTDTKSPGEVESSSQSKQQHYKNQPFQSLGRQSSVYSLTLDEFQNSVCEGGKNFGSMNMDEFLNSIWTAEENQAQSQIQMTMNAANAVQFPHCETAYKGMAKQSSLPRQGSLSIPEPLCRKTVDEVWSEIHRSGDGRSHAQNPNPAQRERTFEEMTLEDFLVRAGIVHQQDHHSAPCQQPPSYGMYQNYNHPEMGPDFVARPVIGTYQPLPQSGVGEVSSYSSGAKRGSIEYTQQPSAGNFVGRMGNGCGVGYGQGQAGIGIGSPASPVSSDGLCTNQVDSTGNQYGMDGVSGGQKRIVDGPGERVVERRQRRMIKNRESAARSRARKQAYTVELEAELNQLKEENELLKQALAELERKRKRKRQPCDFRCEEAKGKKQYMAPKAKEKLRTRRRSFSCPY; via the exons ATGGTTACTACCGATACTGATACCAAATCCCCGGGAGAAGTCGAGTCCTCGTCACAGTCGAAGCAGCAACACTACAAGAACCAGCCGTTCCAATCATTAGGCAGACAATCATCAGTATACTCGCTAACACTGGACGAGTTTCAGAACAGTGTGTGTGAGGGTGGAAAGAATTTCGGGTCTATGAACATGGATGAATTCCTCAATAGCATATGGACTGCTGAAGAGAATCAGGCTCAATCTCAAATTCAAATGACAATGAACGCCGCTAATGCAGTGCAGTTTCCCCATTGCGAAACTGCGTATAAGGGCATGGCCAAGCAATCTAGCTTACCAAGACAAGGTTCTCTTAGTATCCCGGAGCCGCTGTGTCGTAAAACGGTGGATGAAGTGTGGTCCGAAATTCACAGAAGTGGAGATGGTCGAAGCCATGCTCAAAATCCGAATCCTGCTCAAAGAGAACGTACATTTGAAGAAATGACGCTGGAAGATTTCTTGGTTCGGGCTGGCATTGTACATCAACAAGATCACCACTCCGCACCATGTCAGCAGCCACCTTCGTATGGAATGTACCAAAACTACAACCATCCAGAAATGGGTCCCGATTTTGTTGCTAGGCCTGTGATTGGAACTTATCAGCCGCTTCCGCAGAGTGGCGTCGGAGAGGTGTCTAGTTATTCTAGTGGGGCGAAAAGGGGCAGCATCGAGTACACACAGCAGCCAAGTGCCGGTAATTTTGTTGGTAGAATGGGGAATGGCTGTGGAGTAGGATATGGGCAGGGGCAGGCAGGTATAGGGATTGGATCTCCAGCAAGTCCAGTGTCCTCGGATGGATTGTGCACGAATCAAGTTGATAGTACTGGTAATCAGTATGGAATGGACGGGGTGAGTGGGGGACAAAAGAGGATCGTAGATGGGCCGGGGGAAAGGGTGGTGGAAAGGCGGCAACGAAGGATGATCAAGAATAGAGAATCCGCTGCCCGATCAAGAGCGAGAAAGCAG GCTTATACAGTTGAACTTGAAGCTGAATTGAACCAGTTAAAAGAAGAGAACGAACTCTTGAAACAAGCTTTG GCTGAGTTAGAGAGGAAACGGAAACGGAAACGGCAG CCATGTGACTTTAGATGTGAGGAAGCAAAAGGGAAGAAGCAATACATGGCTCCAAAAGCCAAGGAGAAGTTGAGAACTAGGAGGAGGAGCTTTAGTTGTCCATATTGA